One genomic window of Methylothermaceae bacteria B42 includes the following:
- a CDS encoding addiction module toxin RelE has protein sequence MPLGKVTVRFAESAVADLGKIRFWYAEQGVPNVGERLITGIFQRIEALEKHPEQGRIVPEFDQPFLRELIQPPFRIVYRHDPGKVRIVRVSRSERLLRLPKTP, from the coding sequence ATGCCGTTGGGCAAAGTTACTGTACGCTTTGCGGAATCGGCGGTTGCCGATCTTGGGAAGATACGCTTTTGGTATGCGGAACAGGGCGTTCCCAATGTCGGGGAGAGGCTTATCACCGGGATATTCCAACGAATTGAAGCATTAGAAAAGCATCCTGAGCAGGGTAGAATCGTGCCTGAGTTTGATCAGCCTTTTTTAAGGGAGTTGATTCAGCCGCCTTTTCGTATCGTTTATCGGCATGATCCGGGCAAGGTTCGCATTGTGCGCGTCTCGCGCAGTGAGCGGTTGCTACGATTGCCGAAGACGCCTTGA
- a CDS encoding glycosyl hydrolase family 57, translating into MSLFTRFLNIDIPQQLQCNAQGKNPAFSISFQADGEIPFPQVIFHGQGTQKIIKDEAIRCIKGDKTGCSYVAEIPEGLLGGGDITVQIEGCRKADLSQAGGGDWIKEFRPLTLIAPKPATPKIESVDGVKVYFGIHKHMHQPYYRAADPNYWDGEKEEIFGSRVGNYTGFVPMAIRQYIEGNLPHGGLSTSWSGSLIEQLNRAEAEGLCGGRFSGWKNELREMVSAKTELGNPRLAFSAFGYFHPLMPLIPPRNIVRQIEWHRQLIRDQFGVEASRVLFPPETAFHVRMIPALKQAGIEAVIYDSIHRYRACRDYPYAGIEEGMLPPNPAEQINPPVDDWLQLHNVWAGSKISPSLLRPEYVAYEDPTGEVHKIIAVPAERYIGNEDARGGFGALQYPEVLGQVYEQIVKTGHFDPQHPPFFLLHSDGDNHGGGADSYYGHNTGQMVRWLQQDPRFELTTIEDYLQQFPPDPAQAIHIEPGSWSGADNGDPQFMKWFSRYDQAYSQDLNSWAVLTAFQNLVHTVEDNFPDYPALPQAIRLMLTAETSCYWYWTGQDVWDGQVTEAANLGWQRLGSAARDIAGNDRTGPTIFPPWVTPENPGGQRWGQGCLQPAPKEATVHTFIHDISGLKRVTLIMRTENGEKRLKMTNHGPYPSQTGASVSADYYTAQLPPGGGDVRYYIESEDNHGNITVGALERIFLG; encoded by the coding sequence ATGAGCCTTTTTACCCGGTTTCTAAATATCGATATTCCACAACAACTGCAATGTAATGCTCAGGGGAAAAACCCTGCTTTTTCCATTTCTTTTCAGGCGGATGGCGAAATTCCATTTCCACAAGTCATTTTCCATGGGCAAGGAACCCAAAAAATTATCAAGGATGAAGCGATCCGCTGCATCAAAGGCGATAAAACTGGCTGTAGCTATGTTGCAGAAATTCCCGAAGGGTTGCTTGGCGGGGGCGATATAACCGTGCAGATCGAGGGTTGCCGCAAGGCGGATTTGAGCCAGGCCGGTGGCGGGGATTGGATCAAGGAATTTCGTCCATTGACTTTGATCGCCCCCAAACCGGCTACGCCCAAAATCGAATCCGTGGACGGCGTCAAAGTCTATTTTGGCATCCACAAGCACATGCACCAACCTTATTACCGGGCCGCCGATCCCAATTATTGGGATGGCGAGAAGGAAGAAATCTTCGGGTCCCGGGTAGGTAATTACACCGGCTTTGTTCCCATGGCGATTCGCCAATATATCGAGGGTAATTTACCCCACGGGGGCTTGTCCACCAGCTGGAGCGGATCGCTGATCGAGCAGTTGAACCGGGCGGAAGCGGAAGGTTTGTGCGGCGGCCGTTTTTCGGGATGGAAGAATGAACTGAGAGAAATGGTCAGCGCCAAGACCGAGCTTGGCAATCCGCGCCTGGCTTTCTCCGCTTTTGGCTATTTTCATCCCCTGATGCCTTTGATTCCGCCCCGCAATATTGTGCGGCAGATAGAATGGCACCGGCAGCTTATTCGCGACCAATTTGGCGTTGAAGCTTCCCGGGTGCTTTTCCCGCCGGAGACTGCTTTCCATGTCCGTATGATTCCAGCGTTGAAGCAGGCCGGCATTGAAGCTGTCATCTACGATTCCATCCACCGCTACCGGGCCTGCCGAGACTATCCTTACGCTGGCATCGAGGAAGGCATGTTGCCGCCCAACCCAGCGGAGCAGATCAATCCCCCCGTGGATGACTGGTTGCAACTGCATAATGTGTGGGCGGGATCGAAAATATCGCCAAGCCTGCTGCGGCCGGAATATGTCGCTTACGAAGATCCTACTGGAGAAGTCCACAAAATTATCGCCGTCCCCGCGGAGCGTTACATTGGCAATGAGGATGCCCGGGGCGGATTCGGCGCCCTACAGTACCCGGAAGTATTGGGGCAAGTCTATGAACAAATTGTCAAAACCGGCCATTTTGATCCTCAGCATCCACCTTTTTTCCTGCTTCACTCTGATGGCGACAATCACGGCGGTGGGGCGGATAGCTACTACGGTCACAACACGGGACAGATGGTCCGCTGGCTCCAGCAAGATCCCCGATTTGAATTGACCACCATTGAAGATTATCTGCAACAATTTCCGCCCGATCCTGCCCAGGCCATTCATATCGAACCCGGTTCATGGAGCGGCGCCGACAACGGCGACCCCCAGTTTATGAAGTGGTTCAGCCGCTATGACCAAGCCTATTCGCAGGATCTGAATTCCTGGGCGGTGCTGACCGCATTCCAGAATCTGGTGCACACGGTAGAAGATAACTTCCCTGACTATCCCGCCCTGCCCCAGGCCATCCGCCTGATGCTGACCGCCGAGACCAGTTGTTACTGGTACTGGACGGGTCAGGATGTGTGGGACGGCCAAGTCACCGAAGCCGCTAATCTGGGATGGCAACGCTTAGGTTCCGCCGCCAGGGACATAGCCGGCAACGACCGCACCGGCCCGACGATTTTTCCGCCCTGGGTCACCCCGGAAAATCCCGGCGGCCAACGTTGGGGCCAAGGCTGCTTGCAACCTGCCCCCAAGGAAGCCACCGTACACACTTTTATCCACGACATTTCCGGATTGAAACGGGTCACCCTGATCATGCGCACGGAAAACGGCGAAAAACGCCTTAAAATGACCAACCACGGCCCCTACCCCAGCCAAACCGGCGCTTCCGTCTCCGCCGATTATTACACCGCCCAACTACCGCCAGGCGGAGGAGACGTACGTTATTACATTGAGTCGGAAGACAACCACGGCAATATCACCGTGGGGGCGCTGGAAAGGATATTTTTAGGTTAA